A stretch of Acipenser ruthenus chromosome 1, fAciRut3.2 maternal haplotype, whole genome shotgun sequence DNA encodes these proteins:
- the LOC131696468 gene encoding bis(5'-nucleosyl)-tetraphosphatase [asymmetrical]-like isoform X1, with the protein MALRACGLIICRTLSGSALKMGDEIEFLLLQTSYGKHHWTPPKGHVDPGEDDLQTALRETQEEAGLGEEHFRILEGYRKELRYMVKSQPKTVVYWLAELCDSGTSVRLSEEHQDYRWLGVEEACQLSEYKDMQEALREAHSFILNRQQPS; encoded by the exons ATGGCTTTAAGGGCATGCGGCCTCATCATATGCAGAACGCTGAGTGGGAGTGCACTGAAGATGGGGGATGAAATAGAATTCCTGCTGCTTCAGACCTCTTATGGGAAACATCACTGGACTCCCCCCAAAG GACATGTGGACCCTGGGGAGGATGACCTGCAGACCGCTCTGAGGGAGACGCAGGAAGAGGCGGGGCTGGGGGAGGAGCACTTCCGCATTCTGGAGGGCTACAGGAAGGAGCTGCGCTACATGGTGAAGAGCCAGCCCAAGACTGTGGTGTACTGGCTGGCGGAGCTGTGCGACAGCGGCACTTCGGTCCGGCTGTCCGAGGAGCACCAGGACTACCGCTGGCTGGGCGTGGAGGAGGCTTGCCAGCTCTCAGAGTATAAGGACATGCAGGAAGCCTTGAGAGAGGCACACAGCTTTATACTGAACAGACAACAGCCATCCtga
- the LOC131696468 gene encoding bis(5'-nucleosyl)-tetraphosphatase [asymmetrical]-like isoform X2, whose product MGNITGLPPKPPLLGHVDPGEDDLQTALRETQEEAGLGEEHFRILEGYRKELRYMVKSQPKTVVYWLAELCDSGTSVRLSEEHQDYRWLGVEEACQLSEYKDMQEALREAHSFILNRQQPS is encoded by the exons ATGGGAAACATCACTGGACTCCCCCCAAAG CCTCCCCTCCTAGGACATGTGGACCCTGGGGAGGATGACCTGCAGACCGCTCTGAGGGAGACGCAGGAAGAGGCGGGGCTGGGGGAGGAGCACTTCCGCATTCTGGAGGGCTACAGGAAGGAGCTGCGCTACATGGTGAAGAGCCAGCCCAAGACTGTGGTGTACTGGCTGGCGGAGCTGTGCGACAGCGGCACTTCGGTCCGGCTGTCCGAGGAGCACCAGGACTACCGCTGGCTGGGCGTGGAGGAGGCTTGCCAGCTCTCAGAGTATAAGGACATGCAGGAAGCCTTGAGAGAGGCACACAGCTTTATACTGAACAGACAACAGCCATCCtga